The genomic DNA GGACTCAATTGCCTTTCTGGATTGCCAGGAACTGAATTAAACCTAAAATCAGATACAGACGCGGGCTGAATCGACCCCGGGCCACTCACCCATTTGTTGTAGAAGGACACAAAGCCGTAGCCCTTAGACTTCCCTGTGGCCATATCTTTCACCACACGAGCATCACTGTGCAGAAAAAGCATACAAAAGACCATTAGACACGTAACAAAGAACAAGAGCGCCACCCCTGAATGTGTGCATAGGGGACCATTCAGACGCTGATTTAGATTGAATCTCTTTTAAATCATCCAGTTCCGGCAGCACTTACGATATCCTCCCAAAGGGTGCAAAGGCAGCTTTGATGTCATCGGTGGTGATTTCTGGACTGAGGTCTCCCACAAAGACATGGAAGTggtctgcacacaaacaaagcacagaCATAAAATCATGGTCTTCAGCTGTCTAAggatagacatacacacaaaagagacAGGCTATACTTAGAAAACTATAAGCCAATATACTCAATTTAGATACAAGATATAAAAGAAATTACTTCCCGACACACTGTGACCTTCAAAAGGTTAATCTAAAATGGAGTATTCTAGACAACCAGGTCTACATACAAGGCTAAATGATTAGACATGTACAGCCGTACTTACTGCTTGTGTCTTTTTTCTGGCTGCTAGGTGTGGTGGCCCAGTTGACCTTGACCTCCTgtgggagacaaagagagacacctGGAGGTGAAAAAACTCCATCTGAGTAAGAACGGCATCTGTTCTCCACTTGgccacaaggggggggggggccctacCAGCCTGACAACATGTCTAAGTTTTCTATTTTATGAACTCTGTcttaattatgtttttattctatttcATGGACTTTGTAtgttcttttaattatgttctttactttttaattatatttttatcTCTTCACTCGTCGGTCTTTCTTTCCTTCGGATGttcttatttatgtaaagcacattgaattgcctcttGGTGTAacgtgctatataaataaacgcTTTATAttatgtgctttataaataaactaGCCTTGCCTAAGTAGTGTTTTCAGCAAtaaaagagcgagagaaggaacACTTTGACCAGACTTCACAGAATGCAGTCTATATTTTTGCAGTGTCTTGATGGTCTGAATCTTCACATTGGAGGGGAATAAATATGTATTGTGGTACTGGATAAAACAAAGTGGTCCAAATAACAAAGGACTTACGAAACAAGTGACATTATCAACTTGTATCCTTGAAATGATCAATTTGTGGTCCTTCAACGCGTGTTAAGGAAACATTTTTAACTGGACATACTTGCGGAACACTGGAATGCTTGCATCCATGTTAAGCACCTGGACTGCTGGAGGAGTCAAGGTAACCACACTGTGAGCAGCCTTGGCAAACTTTGCCAGCATGTTATAAAAAGGTTCTGCTAATTAAAATAGTGCACTGAGGCCGCATTGCTAGGCCTTCAGGCACCGTGCCAATGCCCAAGTTATCCTCTCTAGCCTTTGAATGTTGTTAAAACAGGGTTAAGCTGATCTCAAGCCAGCTTTCCTATTCATGAAGCTCCATAGAGGTTTCATCATAGTTAATTTCATCAATGAACATGACTGTTCTTTAAGGACACACCTTGGCCTTCATAAATGTGACTTGTATAGAAGAATAAAAAGCTTTCCCATCCATAGTTCACGTTTTTGGATTTCTATTTCAGCAATAGACATCGGAGGACCACAAAATTCAAACAAACCAATAATGGAAAACGAAGTTAACAAACCTGTTCAACCTGAATCAAGATTATTCAATCCTCAACTTCCACACTTCCTTGGCATGTCTCACATgccaaaagaaaacaaaatgttttcccTACTGATGCATTTAAAACACTAATCATGTACAAGAACTAAATTCTGTAAATGGTCAAAATATGCAATGTCACTGAAGGAGGGGATTAAAGATTTAAGTGATGGATGTGTACGTGTAGATAgtgtcaaaacacacaaacgctgATCCCCATGCCTTCCCAGCCCATCCGAACCCAACCCAACTCACCCTGTAGATACGATAGCTTACCTTACCCATTATTTTACGTCCATTCATTGCGGCCAGTGAGGCGGCAGCATGCCTATGCTCGTAGAACTCCACAAAGCAGTATGGGTCATTACCTGCCGtctagagggagaagagaggaattggtaacaaataaaaatactccaTTTATACATGACACTCAACAATAATGGTGGAGAAAATGACCAATATCTACCACAAACATATGTGCCCTATCTTAcaattgaacaaaaaaaaatgtaattactgTTTGAAAAGCACCTAAAAGTAGTGAGATGTTCAGGTATGTACATCTCTGTCAGACAGGTATTTTATGACATGCATACTATTTACATATCATTATACCTAAACTTGCGCAGAATTCTCATAAATAAATGTGGCCTTGTATGAAGTTACTATCCCAGTTACTAAAACTATCCCATCATATAATAACTACAAAAGTGCCTGAATCTAGTCCCAGACACCAGGGGGTTAAATAACTCCCAAATCCTGACTGCACAGACAATGCTTTTGATTAGGTGAAGGTATTGGTTGAGGAGCAAGTATAAATGGGTTTCTGAGGGCCAGGAGGCTGACTCACATCAACAATCATTTTACAGCTCTTGCAGGGTCCTATCTGACCGAAGAGCTGCATGATCAGCGCCTCGGTCACATCGCGGGACAGGTTTCCAACATACCTGAAAGACAGAACGGAGGAGTACATGTGATATACCAGACAGAACCATCAACAAAGCATATCTTATTTATTTCATCCACAGGCTACAGGAGAAATGAACACAACAGGAAAAAGAACGGAGGGGCTAGCAGGGCAAAAACCGGTGACAAAATCgaaatttattttttttcggCGCTATTCTACAACAAAGCAGTGTTGGGTAACAGAAGGAAGACAAAGATCCAGTCCACAACATGGCTCTCGTGACACTGACGTTCACCAATGAGGAACTGCTAGCCAAGTCTGTTCGTTTTTCAGTTTATCTGCCTCTGCTAACTAGCTAATCTTCCAGGTTATCAACAACACTTAAATGTTAGCCAAGTTACCCAGTGACACTAATTAGCATCTGGTTTGGTAACATTAGGTTGGCGAACGGCAACTCGAACCAGCTGCAAACCCACGACTGATATCAAACCTCTTGCCAGACTATTTTTGAACCCACAGTACCATCAGAACAGCACCTAGACGACAATAGAACGTGACCATAGGCCACTCTATGCCTTGAATTTCTTCACCGTCGATTCATTTTAGCTAGCCACCTTTCTTCCTCCATACCTGGCATCCCCACTAACGTTAAACACAGTCACCCACCAAGCATTTACGGAGCAACTCGGAGGTAATTTATCTCACTAAAGATGAACGAACTAAGGCTATCAACATACAACGTTTGCAAGCTAGTGATAACATTCGAACACATCTAAATGCAGCATTGGCATTATAATTTCTAACATGGGCACACAACTAACGTTATCAGAAATAAAATACAAAGGAATGTTTAAGTGACGTTTCATTTCTGATGTCCAAAACTGATCGTGGGTTGAGCATAACATAAATCTAGGAATCGTTATAGTTAACGttacctaacgttagcttgcaACGCTCGCAAACAAATAGCTAATATAAATGCTAACGTTAGCAATCTAGTTCAATCACCACTGCAGGTCCCTACGGTGGAGCTTGGTCTGCTATCCGTGGCCTCagacattagctagctagctccaaAGCGACATGAACCACTGCTAGCTCACTGGTTTTATTCTTCTCAACAGTTATCATTTAACATCAATGCAAAAACACGTGGAACGACAGGGATGTGAAAATAAGTGTAACTACTGTAACTACAGTTATAGCTAGTATCTACTGTAGTTAACAATGCTTGTATTCCCGCTTAaccagacacatgcacaccaaaTAGTCCATTGCCAAATAGTCTGTGCTTTTGTCTTTAAAGAGAAAAACGGACACGTCTGACATAATGCTAAGTGGCTtttatagctagctagcatagcttaCGTTAACATTAGCCTGCAATTTAGCTACTGACTATGCTAGCCTTACCGAGCTAGCTACAAACCTCTAACGTTATCATCCTCCAAACCCATCGCTTCATTAACGTTACACAAGTGCTTACAAGTATGCAATACTCTGTACATCTGAGCAAAATAGCATGACTCATTTGCAACATTTAAATGAGATACTCAACTACTTTATGTTGAATACGAGATAACGTTACCCATTTATGAATCCTTGCaggctaacttggcaagctagCGTTAGTTAAATTCTGGCTAATGGCATTGATACGTACAAAGTCTTGGGCTGTTCGTCGTCCATCATATTTTCCGATCGAATAAAAGACCGAACCCTGAGAGAAATTCCACGTGTCAGTTTCTATGACAGTCTCTGATTATGGGTCAGTTCTTGTCTTCATAAAATGTCCTCTTATTTCTCTTCGAATTCATAAAATGCGCACAATAACGCTATGCCGCCTCTGTTAACTCCAATTATGAACAATAGAAAGGCGACATAAGATGGCGGCGAAACCGGAGCGGATATAAGTGTACGCATGCGTCAAATAATAGAAGGGGGCATGGAGTTGAGCGGCGTTTATCTGAGTATATGCTGTGTTTCGGCATTCTGGCGGAAAGTGATTTGCAGTGATTTTTAAAAATATGTTAAGGTTTTCATCGCTTGCCATGATATTAAGACACCATGTGGTTATTATCACATAAGATAAGACTTCCTGAAGGAAAAACGTGCGCCgcccgggaatcgaacccgggtcgcAAGAATGGGAATCTTGCATGATACCACTACACCAGCGGCGCCACATGTCACATATTAGGAAACTACTGTAATATTACCAAAATATATGATCAGTAAGTATTTTGTACAAAACCCTCATATTCATATATTGCGAAAACTACTTGTACGTCTTCTGCCTCATTTGGCAGAAGACAGGGAATTATCACTCCCAATAAAACGTATACCCACCTAGCCCGTTTCAGAATTGTCGCTGAGGCGCTTGCAGCCAACTCGTGTCTCCATGGACAGTTAAGAGTTCAATTGGATCTGTAATTGTGCAAGTCACCTAACCCCACTGTAGATTGCACATATTACCCATACATTTTGTGTCACGATGTGTGTAGCGATTAGAATAACTGGTTTAGGTAGGTATTTTCAAATTCATAAGGAGTTCCTCCATAATGTCGATGATAGGCTATAATATCACTCAGCCAGGACTTTCAAGGAACGATTATGACATTTTGGAAGCACTACATGAATTCCACTTCAGCAATAAGATCTGGATCAAGAATCAAACACTGAACAAATATAGTTGACTTTTTGATGTTCGGTAGGGTTCTGTactagaaaataaaaataaaatgggcTGCCTTCTACAGTCATTGGTGTAGAAAAATACGAGGTGCTCAGTGAAAAGATAATGTGTCCAGTATTCCAGAGCATCTGTATGCTCTTGTCCTTTGCGTAGATTTCCAGGGTCTGAAAATGTTAAGCATGTAAACACCCGAAACCAATACTCCTCTATTTCACAGTTTATGCACAAAAACATAATTATTGTATGTctagaagtgtttttttttataacaaagTTCATGCTGCACCTTTGCTGGTGCTGCATAGCAATATTTTGAGCACGTGATGCATTTGCGCGTACGTCCTCACACGTCCTTGTGTCCAACCAACACCATCAGCTAGCTAACTGGCTAGCAAATAGCTTTCCTCTTTCGCACAGGTGTCGCTGGAGGACCTTTGGTGAGAATTTAATCACACTTCAAACTGACCGGTGATGCAATGTTATGGAATTACATGGGACTGACACAATAT from Clupea harengus unplaced genomic scaffold, Ch_v2.0.2, whole genome shotgun sequence includes the following:
- the LOC122129544 gene encoding nucleolysin TIA-1-like, with translation MMDDEQPKTLYVGNLSRDVTEALIMQLFGQIGPCKSCKMIVDTAGNDPYCFVEFYEHRHAAASLAAMNGRKIMGKEVKVNWATTPSSQKKDTSNHFHVFVGDLSPEITTDDIKAAFAPFGRISDARVVKDMATGKSKGYGFVSFYNKWVSGPGSIQPASVSDFRFNSVPGNPERQL